The sequence below is a genomic window from Cicer arietinum cultivar CDC Frontier isolate Library 1 chromosome 6, Cicar.CDCFrontier_v2.0, whole genome shotgun sequence.
AAGTCACGAATCATCCTGTTAGCACTCTCCCTACTCGGTTTCTCTCTCCTCATCTTCCTTTCATCTCTCTCCCCCCTCCGCACTTCCTCTCCTTCCTCCCCCACCCATTTCCACCTTCCCACTTCCCACACTTCATTCGTCGCCTCCCTCGAACACTTCCTCACCATACCCCACTCCGAACACACTCTCCCCCAACTAGACGTCAACAACCTCGACGACGCCATTTTCAATTCCGAATCTGATAGACTCTATTCCCATCCATATTACCCTATTACTCTTCCCCTTAGGGTTTACGTCTACAACATGCCCTCCAAATTCACCTACGATTTGCTTCGGCTTTTTATAAATACCTACAGAGATACCTCCAATCTCACCTCCAACGGTAGCCCCGTTCACCGTCTCATCGAACAGGTTTTCATTCCATTCAATTTTTCCTATTttgttattatgatttttttttttatgatccgtgattttttttttttgtgaatgtaGCACTCCATTGATTACTGGCTTTGGGCTGATCTCATTGCTCCTCAATCTGAAAGACTTTTGAAAAGCGTTGTTAGGGTTCATCGGCAAGAAGATGCTGACTTGTTCTATGTTCCCTTCTTCACCACTATTAGCTTCTTTCTCTTGGAAAAACAACAATGCAAGGCCCTTTATAGGGTGTGAGTGCTCTTCTAACACtctcatttataaataaattaatccaCTCATTTATAGCAGTGAAGTTAAATTAGAGAGTTCGTTAAAAGTATACatagaaattaatattaacttatagataaatttattctttaaaaaactTGGACTGCATAACTGTCTTTAGGAGAAGTTAATTTAAGCTAGCTTTATTTGTTAAGCTTTGTGGAGTCCTGATAGTTGTTGTGGATGCAGGAAGCTTTGAAGTGGATCACTGATCAACCTGCTTGGAAGCGTTCTGGTGGAAGGGATCATATTATCCCCGTGCATCATCCGTGGTCTTTTAAATCTGTTAGGAGATCCGTGAAAAAAGCAATATGGTTGTTGCCGGATATGGATTCCACGGGGAACTggttatttttctaatttgcaGACGAGTGTGTGAATACAATGCTTGTGTTTCAATGATAAAATGGCATTTGGTGATCTTTTTTTATATCATGTTTCAGGTACAAGCCGGGGCAGGTTTATCTTGAGAAAGACCTGATTCTTCCCTATGTTCCCaatgttgatttttgtgatgctCAATGTTTGTCTGAAATAAATCCCAAGAGAAGTACGCTTCTCTTCTTCCGGGGCCGGCTCAAAAGAAATGCGGTAAGCATATTATGAGATGGCTGGTTGATATACTGATTGATTGAAAGGTGAAACTTTGAAACCTCGGTCTGCATATCACCCTACTTGAAGTCCAGACATATGCTTTTATTAACATTCCTGTTCAATCTGTTAGAGTTACATTCGTCGGTGATTCTGGAGCACGCCATTGACTTACATTTGTTACAATCATGTAATATTTGGATATTTCCTTGAAATCAGATAGCTATATAAATAAAGCCTTGTGCTAATTCGGGTGGGATCATGACCGACTAATGTCTAATGTTTCGGTTGACTGTTCTTATAGTATCTTGTCGGAAAGtctcatataatttttttttttacttgtctATGTGGTATTCTCTTAATTTCTTTGTATATTATAGTTGCTTTGTTTGTGTCTTTCCTATTTCAGGGTGGAAAGATACGTTCTAAACTTACAGATCAATTAAGTGGAGCTGATGGTGTAATTATAGAGGAGGGAACTTCCGGAGAGAGGGGGAAAGAAGCAGCTCAAAATGGCATGCGCAAGTAATATAAGTTCGACACTTGAATATGTGTACCCTGGCTACTTGTTTAGTAGTGATTATTTGCATGCCTTCCTCATTTTCAGGTCTCTATTTTGCCTAAGCCCTGCTGGTGACACTCCGTCCTCTGCTAGATTATTTGATGCCATTGTTAGTGGCTGCATTCCAGTTATAATAAGTGATGAGCTGGAGCTTCCTTTCGAAGGAATACTTGATTACAGGAAGGTGTGTATGCATTTATATCAAGTAAATgatgaaataaaaaacattactAAGAGATAAAGGTAAATTGCAGTAAGTTATTTGTGTACCTAGCTTTGTTAGGTTGCAAGTCAATTTTGGCGTGGGCAAGTTGCTGAGTGATCATCTCTTATTGCAGAATATGTTTATAGTTGTACataatgtgtgtgtgtgtgtggggTGGTTACAATATCCAGATATGAATATTGACTTGAACCCCATTAAGTGACATACTGTACATGCTTATGTCATTGATTATTACATGCTTATGTCATTGATTATTATTTTCTGAATGACTCATTGTCTGAAAATGGAGTCAAATCTTATAAAGAAGGtttgagaaaagaaaaatatactGAGGCTAAGGAAGAGGTATCCTCAGATGTATTAAAGTGCACAAGGATGGTAGGAAAGGAAACTAAAAATTCAGCAGGGCTATCCAGTCTCTCTGACATGTATTGAAAATGACAATAGCCATGGGCATTACACCAAAGAAAAACTAaagtctaaaaaaaaaaatcctaatccCAATATTTAAGTGCCGGGAGACACCATTAACGATGCAgcaaagaaaaacatagactGCATTCTGTTACATAATTTTGGCCCCCCTATTATTACCTGAACTTTCAAACACCAATAAAAATTGCTTTAAGGTAGGACACACCCAGTCACCCAAAACTGCCCCATCCAGTTTGCTATATATGGTTAACTGATAAGTCAGAGCATTatgattttttactttttattttcagaGGGAAGTTGTTAATTTAACATCTTGCCATACATGCAGATAGCTTTGTTTGTTTCATCCAATGATGCCCTAAAGCCAGGTTATCtcttgaaatatttaaaagacattCAACCTACTCATATAAAAGAAATGCAACAAAATCTTGCCAAGGTTTGTATTCAGGGTCATACAGAATTTTACTTTGCACCCCCTCCCTATTTAGTGCTG
It includes:
- the LOC101488448 gene encoding probable arabinosyltransferase ARAD1, with the protein product MAGKQISRSKSRIILLALSLLGFSLLIFLSSLSPLRTSSPSSPTHFHLPTSHTSFVASLEHFLTIPHSEHTLPQLDVNNLDDAIFNSESDRLYSHPYYPITLPLRVYVYNMPSKFTYDLLRLFINTYRDTSNLTSNGSPVHRLIEQHSIDYWLWADLIAPQSERLLKSVVRVHRQEDADLFYVPFFTTISFFLLEKQQCKALYREALKWITDQPAWKRSGGRDHIIPVHHPWSFKSVRRSVKKAIWLLPDMDSTGNWYKPGQVYLEKDLILPYVPNVDFCDAQCLSEINPKRSTLLFFRGRLKRNAGGKIRSKLTDQLSGADGVIIEEGTSGERGKEAAQNGMRKSLFCLSPAGDTPSSARLFDAIVSGCIPVIISDELELPFEGILDYRKIALFVSSNDALKPGYLLKYLKDIQPTHIKEMQQNLAKYSRHFLYSSPAQPLGPEDLVWKMMAGKVVNIKLHTRRSQRVVEGSRNLCTCECRPGNITNTGSTIS